GTGGCAGACGGAGAGCGGCTGGCCGATCGTGGCCAACCCGTTGGGCCTGGAGCAACTGCCGATCAAGGCGGGTTCGCCCACGGTGCCCATGCCCGGCTGGGACGTGCAGGTGCTCGACGGGGAGGGCAAACCCTGCCCGCCCGACGTGGAGGGCGCGATCTGCATCAAGCTGCCGATGGCGCCCGGCGCTCTGCCCACCCTGTGGCACGACGACGAGCGCTACATCGCCTCCTACCTGACCGCGTACGACGGCTGGTACCTGTCCGGCGACGGCGGTTACATCGATGCCGACGGCTACGTCTACGTGCTCGGCCGCACCGACGACGTGATCAACGTCGCCGGACACCGGTTGTCCACCGGCTCCATGGAGGCGGTGTTGGCCCAACACCCGGCGGTCGCCGAATGCGCGGTGATCGGCGTCAAGGACGAGCTCAAGGGTCAGGTACCGCGCGGGCTCGTGGTGCTCAAGTCCGGCGTGCAGGTCGACGAGGAGACGGTGTGCGCCGAACTGGTGGCCGCGATCCGCGAGCAGATCGGCGCGGTGGCCGCCTTCAAGCGGGCCGACGTCGTCCCTGCACTACCCAAGACGCGCTCGGGCAAGATCCTGCGCAAGACCATGCGCAACATCGCCGACGGCCGTCCGGAGATGATCCCGTCGACCATCGAGGACGCCACCGTGCTGGATAAGTTGCGCCCGATCCTGAGCGGGGATTAGGCGGAGGACTTCTTCGGGGCCAGATCGGCGCAGGCCAGCTTCGGCGGCGTGGCCTCGTCGGTGGACGAGCCGGGCGCGCGCTTGAGGTGAATCACCACCGACTTCGCGTCGGAGTTCACCGGCTTGTCCGCGGTCGTCTTCGCGCTGCCCTTGCCGCCCGAGGTCACCGTGACCGGGGTCAGCCAGACCTCATTCGGCGGCTTCGCCTCACCGCCGGGGGTGAACTGGAAGTGGGTTCCGCCGCCGTTGTCCGAGCAGGCCTGCTTGTGCACGTGTGCGATGTAGACGGCCTTCGGGTCCAACCCGGTGGCGGCGATGCTCACCGTGGTGCCGGACTTGCTGATCACCATCGTCGCGGTGCCGCCGATTGTCCCGGTGCCCGCGGGGGCAGCGGCGAGGTTGCTGAACGTGCCCTGGTAGGTGCCCGTATCCAGCGCCTCCGGGGTGCTGGTCGCCGTCGGCGAGCTCATGTCCATGCCGCCCATCGCCTCAGAGGACGGGGTCGGCGAGGCCGCGGTCGACCCGGTGCCGCCGCTGGACTGGTTGGCGTTGTCCTTGCTGCCACCTCCCCCGCACGCGGTCAGCAGCATCATGGCCGCCGTTACCGGCGCGATCACTCGTCGCGAACCCCACGCCCGCGTTGATAGTCGTCCGACGTCCACCGCCGCCTCCTCGCCAATGAAAATACCGACGTGCCTCGGTATATCCGCTAGCGAGTGGCGAATACCAGGAGGGGGTTATACCGGTCGGGTAACGGGTGATCAGATCGCGGACACGCCGCCGCAACAGCTCAGGGTGAACAATGGCCTGATGACCGCGCCCCGCGAGGTGGTGATCCTCGGGTCCACCGGTTCCATCGGGACCCAGGCCCTCGATGTGGTGCGCCACGCTCCGGACCGGTTCCGGGTGGTTGGCCTGGGCGCCGGCGGCGGCAACGTCGACCTGCTCGCCGCGCAGGCCTTGGAGTTCGCCGTCGACGTGGTCGCGGTGGCCCGGGCGACCGCGGTGGCCGATCTGCAACTGGCGTTGTTCGCGGCCGCACAGAGCCGGGGGTTCAGCGCGGGCCGGCACCAACTGCCGAAGATCCTGGCCGGCCCGGACGCGCTGACCGAATTGGCCGCCTGGCCCGCCGACGTGGTGCTCAACGGCATCACCGGATCGGTCGGCTTGGCGCCCACCCTGGCCGCGCTGGGCACCGGCCGGCCGTTGGCCCTGGCCAACAAGGAATCGTTGATCGTCGGCGGCCCCCTGGTCACCGCGGCCGCCGCGCCTGGCCAACTGGTACCGGTGGACAGCGAGCACTCGGCGATCGCGCAGTGCCTGCGCGGCGGCCGGCGCGACGAGGTGGCCCGCCTGGTGCTCACCGCCAGCGGTGGCCCGTTCCGCGGGCGCAATGCCGCCGAACTACAAGAAGTGACGCCGGCCGAGGCGCTGGCCCACCCGACCTGGGACATGGGTCCGGTGGTCACCGTCAACTCGGCCACGTTGGTGAACAAGGGCCTGGAGTTGATCGAGGCGCATCTGCTGTTCGACATCCCGCTGGACGCGATCGACGTGGTGGTACACCCGCAGTCGATCGTGCACTCCATGGTCACCTTCACCGACGGCTCGACCCTCGCCCAGGCCGGCCCGCCGGACATGCGGCTGCCGATCGCGCTGGGCCTGGCCTGGCCGGACCGCGTGCCCGGCGTGGCCGCGCCGTGCACCTGGGAGACAGCCGCGCGTTGGGACTTCGCGCCGCTGGACACCGCCGCGTTCCCCGCGGTGGAACTGGCCCGCCAGTGCGGGCGCGACGGTGGCACCGTGCCGGCCGTGTTCAACGCGGCCAACGAGGAGTGCGTGGCCGCCTTCCTGGCCGGTCGACTGCCGTTCGTCGGCATCGTGGAGACAGTGGCCGCAGTTGTGTCCGATCATGAGGGGCGCGGAGGGGACGGGACGCTGAGCCTCACCGACGTCCTCGAGGCCGAAAGCTGGGCGCGCGAGCAGGCCCGACATAGGGTCGGTGCGGGGACCGGATCGGGAAGGGGGGCAGGCAGATGACGCTGATCGGCGTCCTGCTGTTCGTCTTCCTGCTGATGATGTCGGTGGCCATCCACGAGTTCGGCCACCTGCTCACCGCAAAGGCCTTCGGCATGAAGGCCACCGAATACTTCATCGGCTTCGGCACCAAAATCTGGTCGTTCCGCCGCGGCGAGACCGAATACGGTCTCAAAGCCATTCCGGCCGGCGGCTACGTGAAGATCGTCGGGATGTCCGACCTGGAGACGGTCTCCGAGGAGGACGCGCCGCGCGCGTTCTACCGCTACTCCGCACCACGCCGGCTGATCGTGCTGTCCGCCGGGTCGATCTCGCACCTGGTGATCGGCTTCGTGCTGTTCGTCATCGTGCTCAGCGGCTTCGGCACCCGGGCGCTCACCACCTCCATCGACAACGTCGAGGCCTGCATCCCGGCCGCCGGATCCACCAACCCCTGCGGCCCGTCCGACCCGGCTTCCCCGGCGCGGGCCGCGGGCCTGCAGTCGGGCGACCGGGTGGTGGCGGTGGCCGGCAAGCCGGTGGCGAAGTGGGAGGACGCCACCCGCGCGATCCGCGCACACGGGCCGGGCCCGTTGGCCATCACCGTGCAGCGCGGCGAGGCGACTCTCACCCTCACCCCGGACCTGGTCAGCCGGACCAGGCCGGATCTGGACCATCCCGACCGCGACGTTTCGGTCGGCGTGCTCGGCGTGGAACCGCAGCAACACACCGTTCACGCGGGCCCGATCGCCGGCTCGCGCCACTCGATCTCGCTGATCGGGCAGACGCTCAAAGCCAGCGTGTCCGCGCTGTGGCACATCCCGCAGAAGATCCCGAACCTGATCTCCTCGTTGGACGGCGGACAGCGGGACAAGCAGGGCCTGGTCGGCGTGGTCGGCGCGGCACGAATCTCCGGGGAGACCTTCTCCACCCAGCACGCCTCGTTCGCCGATCGGATGTCCAGCGTGCTGCTGAACGTGGCCGGGCTGAACATCTTCATCGGTCTGTTCAACGCGCTGCCACTGCTGCCGCTGGACGGCGGACACATGGCAGTCGTCTCCTACGAGTCGAGCCGCCGCCGGCTCTATCGCCGCATCGGCCGCGCGGACCCGGGTCGGGTGGACATGACCAAGTTGCTGCCGATGGCCTACGGCTTCCTGATCCTGGTGGTGGGGCTCACTGTTCTTCTGGTGGCCGCCGACCTGGTCAATCCCGTCACGATCAGTTGAACATAAGCTCGATGTCATGAGCGTCGCTCTTGGCATGCCTGGCGTACCGCCGCCGTCGCTGGCCACCCGGCGTCGGTCGCGGCAGATCATGGTCGGGTCGGTGGCAGTGGGCGGGGACGCGCCCGTGTCAGTGCAGTCGATGTGCACCACGCTGACCGCAGACGTGGATGCCACCCTGCAGCAGATCGCGGAATTGACCGCCGCGGGTTGCCAGATCGTGCGGGTCGCGGTGCCCAGCCAGGACGACGCGGACGCGCTGGGCGAGATCGCCCGCCATTCCTCCATCCCGGTGATCGCGGACATCCACTTCCAACCCAAGTACGTGTTCGCCGCGATCGACGCCGGCTGCGCCGGGGTTCGGGTGAACCCCGGCAACATCAAGAAGTTCGACGACAAGGTCGGCGAGATCGCGCGGGCGGCCAAGGACGCCGGGATCTCCATCCGCATCGGCGTGAACGCCGGGTCGCTGGACCCGCGGTTGCTGCAGAAGTACGGCCGGGCCACCGCCGACGCGCTGGTGGAATCCGCGCTGTGGGAGGCCTCGCTGTTCACCGAGCACGACTTCCACGACTTCAAGATCTCGGTGAAGCACAACGACCCGGTGGTGATGATCGACGCCTACCGCAAGCTGGCCGCGGCCTGCGATCACCCGCTGCACCTGGGCGTCACCGAGGCCGGTCCGGCCTTCCAGGGCACCATCAAGTCCGCGGTGGCCTTCGGCGCGCTGCTGGCCGAGGGCATCGGGGACACCATCCGGGTTTCGCTGTCCGCGCCGCCGGTCGAGGAGGTCAAGGTCGGCAACCAGATCCTGGAGTCCCTGGGCCTGCGCGAGCGCGGCCTGGAGATCGTGTCCTGCCCGTCCTGCGGACGCGCCCAGGTGGACGTCTACACCCTGGCCAACCAGGTGACCGCCGGGCTGGAGGGGCTGGAGGTGCCGCTGCGGGTAGCCGTCATGGGCTGCGTGGTGAACGGCCCCGGCGAGGCCCGGGAGGCCGACCTGGGGGTGGCCTCGGGCAACGGGAAGGGTCAGATCTTCGTCCGCGGTGAGGTAATCAAGACCGTTGCGGAATCCGCGATCGTGGAAACACTGATCGAGGAGGCCTTGCGCTTGGCCGAGGAGATGGCCGCTGACGGCGTAGCCTCTGGGGAACCGACGGTCGAGGTCGCGCCGCGGTAGTTGTGCGGCGCTTGGGGAAGGAGCCTTCGGTGCTCGACACACCCAGGGCTGCGCCCTACCGGAGTTCTGTCAGGCAGTTGTCCCGCGGCACCGTCCGGGTCCTCGGCCCCGCCGACCTGCCCGCCGCGACCCGGCTGGGCGCACTCGACCCGGTGGCCAACGTCTTCGTGCTCTCCCGGCTGCGGTCGGTCGGCCTGGGCGCACCGCGGTCCGGCGGGGAGATGTGGGGCCACCACCGCGACGGTGAACTGACCGCGATGTGTTACTTCGGCGCCAACGTGGTGCCGGTGGCCGCCGACGCCGAGGCGGTGGCCGCTTTCGGTGAGCAGGCGGCGACCCTGCCCCGCCGGTGCTCCTCGATCGTCGGCCGCGCCGAACAGGTGCTGCCGCTGTGGCAACGCTTGGCGCCGGCCTGGGGACCGGCCCGGGAGATCCGGTCCGGGCAGCCGCTGCTCGAGCTCGACGGTCCCGTGCGGCACGCGCCGGACCCCGGCGTTCGGGTGGTCCGCCCGGCCGAACTGGACCTGCTGTTGCCCGCCTGCGTGGCGATGTTCACCGAGGAGGTCGGCATTTCCCCGATGGCCGCCGACGGCGGCGCGCTGTACCGGGCGCGGGTGCGCGAGCTGATCGAGACCCGACGGGCCTATGCCCGCATCGAGGACGGCGAGGTGGTGTTCAAGGCCGAGGTGGGCGCGGCATCCGGCGGCGTGTGCCAGGTGCAGGGCGTGTGGGTCAACCCGGCGCACCGTGGCCGCGGACTGGCCGCCGGCGGCATGGCTGCGGTCGTCGAGTTGGCCCGGCGGGAGGTGGCGCCGATCGTGAGCCTGTACGTGAACGACTACAACCTCATCGCCCGGGCCGTGTATCGCCGCGTCGGTTTCCGGCAGGCCGCGACGTTCTGCTCGGTGCTGTTCTGAGCGGACTGTGGACGTGGTCGTGATCGAACCCCTCGACCTACTGGGTCGAGCCGCGGAGACCGGTGCGGTGCAGGAGGCGGCGCTCGGCCCGGTGCCGCCGGACCGCTACGCGGTGCTCAACCGGCACGTGCACTACCCCGGGTTCCGGGCCTTCGGCGCCTTCGAGGACGACCGCATGGTCGGCTACACCTACGGCACCGACTGCGCCGAGGGACAGTGGTGGTTCGACCAGGTGCGTCGCGGGCTGCTCGCTGCGCAGCACGTCGGCTGGGTCGACCACGCGCACGCGGTCACCGAACTGCATGTGCTGCCCGGTCATCAGGGCCGCGGCGTGGGCTACGCCCTGCTCAACCGGCTGCTCGCCGCCACCGATCGGCCGATCGCGCTGCTGTCCACCTACGACCTGCCCTCGGCCGCCCGTCGGCTGTACCGGCGGGTGGGGTTTCAGGACCTGGTCACCGGATTCCGATTCGGTGTCACCCCGCAACCCTTCGCCCTGATGGGTGCGCATTTGCCCCTAAACGCCGGGTCGGGGCGGCGCGACGAAGCTGCGGAAATCCCTGAGTCGCGCGGATAACCGTCCTACGCTGGGTAAGACGTGCGAGGTGTGCGACGAGGCATGGTGACGACACGATGAAGGCCCGGGACCCGCGGATGAAGCTGACGCTGCTGTGGATCGCCGCAGCGATCACCGGCCTGCTCATCGGCTCGATCTCGTTCTTCGACGACAACCCGCCCTCCCGGTTGCTCGCGGTGCTGCTGGTGCTCGGCGCGCTCCCGTTCGGCCTCGCCCGCCCCACCACACCGGTGATCTGGGCGCTGGTCATCGGGTGGCCGACCGCGGTGATGCGCACTGCGGACATCGGCTGGGTTTCCATCCTGATGCTGATCTACTGCGTGGTCGGTGTGTACCTCGGCGACTGGATCGCCACCTGGTGGTCGGAGGCGCACCCGCAGCTGCCGGCCAATCGGGCGCCGCACACCGCGGCGGAGAGCGACCAGACCCAGCTGGCCGCGGATGGCACCGCGATTGCCGACGACGGCCTGCCCCCGACGCTTCCGGAGCGGTGGACCTCAGGGCGTGGGTGACGGACTGACGCCGGGGCGCACCAGCCCCGGGAACTGCGGGGCCTGACCGCCCCAACCGGTCTCCCGCACCGCGGCGTCGGCCAGCGCGTGCGCAGCAAAGCCCCGTAGGTCGTCGTTGGCCGCGGCGACCAGATCCCCGTAGGCCAGCGCCATCAGACGTTCCACGTTGGCGGCCAGCGCCTGCGCAGCCACCGGGGTGAGCACCGGGCTGGGCACTTGATAGGCCGCATCGGGTTCGGCGGGTTTGGCCCCGCCCTCGATCACGTACTCACGTAGCCGGTCGCGGCGGGCGCGGTGTTGATCCAGCGCGGCCGAGGCGTCCCGGCGGGGCTGACCGGCCAGTTGCGCGGCGATCACCCCGTAGGCGTAGATCGCCGCGTGCTCCGCGCTCAGCGCCCGTTGCAGCACATCGACGGGAATCGTGCTCATGACTTGCCACCCGGGGCGGCCAACAGGCTCGCGTGGGCGGCCTCGCACCCACCGATCGAGGCGAGCAGCCGCGCCAGGTCCGGCGACTGGGCCCGTTTGCACTGGTCCACCCGACGGTCCGCGGCGGCCTTCTCCGCGGCGGCCAGCTCGGCGAGCGCGCCGGTCGATGGCTTGGCCGAGGGTTCGCCGCCAACCCCGGACGTGGCCGACGGCGATGGGCCGACCGTGGCCGTCGCGCCCAGCGCCTGCAGGTGTGCAAGGTGATCCGCGCGCAACGCGATGATCTTCTTGGGCACCGAGCGCGGCGCGTTGTCGTAGCGGGCGATCAGATCCCGGGTGTCCGCGATCGCCTCGGTCAGCACCGCGGCGTCCGCGTCGACACCCTTGCCGTTCCCGCCGCCGGGGCCCTTGTCACCCGATGAACTGCTGGAACAGCCGACCAGGCCGGCCAGCGAGACCACCGCCAGGCCAATTACGCCACGTCGGGACAGCACGTGCGGACGTTACAACACGGGGCCGGGAATCCGACCGCACGTCGGGCGGAGGGGCGCGCCGGGTGCTCGCGGCAATACTGTGTGTTCTCGCGAGCCGGTCGCGATGGGAGGTGCGCGCATGGGCGCTCCGGATCGGGCATTGCCGGCTCGGTTGGCCGCAGTGCTGGGTCCCGCCGTGGGCGACCTCGGCGTGGACCTGGAGGGCATCGAGATCAGCCCTGCCGGGCGCCGCCGCGTGCTGCGCGTGGTGGTGGATCGAGACGGGGGCGTGGACCTGGACGCCGTCGCCGACGTCAGTCGAGCGGTGTCCGCGGCACTCGATGCCGACGATGTGATGGGGGCGGACCCGTACGTGCTGGAAGTGACCAGTCCCGGCGTGGACCGCCCGCTCACCCACCCGCGGCACTGGCGGCGGGCCGCCGGGCGAACGGTGCGCGCGGAACGGCGCAGCGGCGGGCCGGTGACCGGGCGGGTGCTGGCCGCCGATGCTGACGGCGTGGACCTGGACACCGGTGATCCGACGCCGACGCGGCTGCCCTACGCCGCGGTCGCCCGGGCCCGGATCCAGGTGGAGTTCGGTTCGAGCGCGGAGCGAAAGGAGGAGGGCTGATGGACATCGACATGAGCGCCCTGCGGGCGCTGGAACGGGAGAAACAGATCTCCTTCGGCCTGCTCGTCGAGGCGATCGAGGCAGCCCTGCTCATCGCCTACCACCGCACCGACGGGTCGGTGCCGCATGCCCGGGTCGAGTTGGACCGCGGCAGCGGCCACGTGGTGGTCTGGGCCAGCGAGCTCGGCCCCGAGGGTGAGCCATTGGGCGAGTACGACGACACCCCGGGCGATTTCGGACGGATCGCGGCCACCACCGCGAAGCAGGTGATCCTGCAGCGGTTGCGCGACGCCGAGGACGAGGTCACCTACGGGGAGTACCTGGGCCGCGAGGGCGACATCGTGTCCGGTGTCATCCAGCAGGGCAAGGATCCCAAGGCGGTGCTGGTCGACCTGGGAAAGGTGGAGGCGATCCTGCCGCCGCAGGAGCAGGTGCCCGGCGAGGACTACGCGCACGGATCCCGGATCAAGTGCTACGTCGTGGGCGTGCGCAAGGGCGTGCGCGGGCCGTCGGTAACGCTGTCCCGCACCCACCCGAACCTGGTGCGTCGGCTGTTCGCGCTGGAAGTGCCGGAAATTGCCGACGGCACCGTGGAGATCGCCGGCATCGCCCGGGAGGCCGGGCACCGCACCAAGATCGCGGTGAAGTCCAACCGGGCCGGGGTGAACGCCAAGGGCGCGTGCATCGGACCGATGGGCGCCCGGGTGCGCAACGTGATGAACGAGTTACACGGAGAGAAGATCGACATCGTCGACTGGTCCGAGGACCCCATCGAGATGGTTGCGCACGCGTTGTCCCCGGCCCGGGTCAGCTCCGTCGAGGTGGTGGACGCGGACGCACGTGCCGCCCGGGTAGTGGTGCCCGACTACCAACTGTCGCTGGCCATCGGCAAGGAGGGCCAGAACGCGCGCCTGGCCGCCCGGCTGACCGGCTGGCGCATCGACATCCGGTCGGACACCGCGGTCGAGCCCGGGCCGGGCGCCGCCGCGGACGGGTCCGGGTGAGCGAGGCGCTAGACTGCTCGTGGTTCACCGCACGTGTCCGGCTCGCGACATGAGTAACCCGCAGCGCACCTGCATCGGGTGTCGGGAACGGACGTGGGCGGAGAACCTGCTACGGGTTGTCGTGGTCGAGGGCGTCGCTGTCCCCGACCCTCGACGCCGGATGCCGGGACGCGGTGCGTCTGTGCATCCAGATGTTGAGTGCCTTACCCTCGCGCTGCGTCGTCGGGCGTTCGCGCGTGCCCTGCGGATCACCGGTCCGTTGGACACCGCGGGGCTGGAGGAGTTCGTGCTCCGGCAGGGGGAAGAGAACCCGGCAAGATGAGTGGCGAACGACGTACGGAACCAATTGGAAGCAGGTCGATTGCGATGAGCGCGCGATGAGCACGCAGCGATGAGTACCAGCCTGAACTAAAGGTCCGTGCGCGAGCCCGGGCCAGAAGGAGAACAGTGGCCAAGGTCCGGGTCTACGAACTCGCCAAGGAGTTCGGCGTAGAGAGCAAGGTCGTCATGGCCAAGCTCCAGGAGTTGGGCGAATTCGTCCGCTCCGCGTCCAGCACCATCGAGGCCCCGGTGGTGCGCAAACTTCAAGAGGCCTTCCCGGCCGGCGCCCCGGCAAAGCCGGCCGCGCGTCGGACGGCGCCCAAGCCTCCGCCCGCGGAGGCCGCGCCGGCCGCGGTAGCCGCGGTGGCGGCTCCGCCTGCGGCACCCACGCCGGCGGTGACTCCTGCTGCGCCGCAGCCTGCGGCGGCACCGGCGGCTCCGGCCGCGGCGGTGGCCCCGCCCGCTCCGCCGCCCGCGCCCGCGGCCCCTCCGGCTGCGCCGGCCGTGGCACCGGCGGCTGCGGCACTGGCGCCGGCGGCTCCGCCCGCGCCCGTCGAGGACGCCCCACGCCAGGCGTCGGCGGGTGGCCCACGGCCGGGTCCGAGCATGCGTCCGACCGGTCCACGGCCGGGCAACAATCCCTTCACCTCGGCGGCCAGCGGCATGGCCCGCCCGCCGGCGCGTAACGCGCCGCGGCCGGGTGCGCCGTCCGGTCCGGGTGCCCCCGCGGCGCCCGGTGGCCCGCGTCCGCCCGCCACGGGCGGTCCGCGGCCGGGCGGTGCCGGCGGCCCGCGTCCGAGCCCCGGCGGCATGGGTGCCCGTCCCGCCGGTCCCGGTGCTCGACCGGCCGGTCCCGGTGGTCCGGGTGCGCGACCGGGTGGTCCGGGTGCCCGTCCCGGTGGTCCCGGGGCACGCCCCGGCGGTGGTGGCGGCGGCGGTTTCGCCGGCCGTCCCGGTGGTGGTGGCGGCGGGTTCGGCGGTCGTCCGGGTGGTCCTGGCGGAGCGCCGGGCGGTGCGCCGGGTGGCGGCGGCTTCGGCGGTCGTCCGGGTGGCCCCGGGGGTGGCGGCGGAGGCCGCGGCCGCGGTGGTACCGCGGGCGCCTTCGGGCGTCCGGGCGGGCGGCCGACCAAGGGCCGCAAGTCCAAGAAGCAGCGCCGTCAAGAGTTCGACAACATGCAGGCGCCGTCGATCGGTGGCGTGTCGCTGCCGCGTGGTCAGGGCCAGACGGTCCGGCTGCCGCGCGGCTCGTCGCTGACCGACTTCGCGGAGAAGATCGGCGCGAACCCGGCCTCGCTGGTCGCGGTGATGATGCACCTCGGCGAGATGGTGACGGCCACTCAGTCCGTCGGTGACGACACCCTGGAGCTGCTCGCCCAGGAGCTCAACGTGGTGCTCGAGATCGTCTCTCCGGAGGACGAGGACCGCGAGCTGTTGGAGACCTTCGACTTGTCCTGGGGCGAGGACGAGGGCGGCGAGGAAGACCTGATGATCCGCCCGCCGGTGGTCACCGTCATGGGTCACGTCGACCACGGCAAGACCAAGCTGCTGGACGCCATCCGCAACACCAACGTGATGGGCGGCGAGGCCGGTGGCATCACCCAGCACATCGGTGCCTACCAGGTCATCGCGCACCCGGGCGAGGACCGCGAGCGCGCCATCACCTTCATCGACACTCCGGGTCACGAGGCCTTCACCTCGATGCGGGCCCGTGGTGCGCAGGTCACCGACATCGCGGTGTTGGTGGTCGCGGCCGACGACGGTGTGAAGCCGCAGACGATTGAGGCGCTGAACCACGCGCAGGCCGCGGGCGTACCGATCGTGGTGGCGGTGAACAAGATCGACAAGGAGGGGGCCGACCCCGCCAAGGTGCGCGGTCAGCTCACCGAGTACGGCTTGGTGGCCGAGGAGTACGGCGGCGAGACCATGTTCGTGGACGTCTCGGCCAAGCAGGGCATCAACATCGACGGCCTGCTCGACTCGATCATCCTGACCGCGGATGCGGCCCTGGACCTACGGGCCAATCCGACTCAGGACGCGCAGGGCGTGGCGATCGAGGCGCACCTGGACCGCGGTCGCGGTCCGGTGGCCACCGTGCTGGTGCAGCGCGGCACGCTGCGCCCGGGCGACTCGATCGTCGCGGGTGACGCCTTCGGTCGGGTGCGGGCGTTGCTCGACGAGCACGGCAACACGCTGCCCGAGGCGGGCCCGGCCCGTCCGGTCATGGTGCTCGGCCTGACCTCGGTGCCCGGCGCCGGGGACAACTTCCTGGTGGTCTCCGAGGACCGGGTGGCCCGGCAGATCGCCGAGCGGCGGGAGGCGCGCGAGCGCAACGCGCAGCTGGCTCGTCAGCGGGGCCCGCGCATCGGTCTGGAGAACTTCGCCGACGCGCTCGCCCAGGGCAAGCGCGACGAGCTGTTGCTCATCCTCAAGGGCGACGTCTCCGGTTCGGTTGAGGCCCTGGAGGACGCGCTGCTCAAGATCGAGGTCGGCGACGACGTCTACCTGCGGGTCATTCACCGCGGTGTCGGTGCGATCACCGAGTCCGACGTCGACCTGGCCGCGGCCTCCGGTGCGGTGATCGTCGGCTTCAACGTGCGTGCCGAGGGCAAGTCCCGTGAGGCGGCCGATCGGGCCGGGGTGGAGATCCGCTTCTACTCGGTCATCTACCAGGCG
The DNA window shown above is from Sporichthyaceae bacterium and carries:
- the infB gene encoding translation initiation factor IF-2 — translated: MAKVRVYELAKEFGVESKVVMAKLQELGEFVRSASSTIEAPVVRKLQEAFPAGAPAKPAARRTAPKPPPAEAAPAAVAAVAAPPAAPTPAVTPAAPQPAAAPAAPAAAVAPPAPPPAPAAPPAAPAVAPAAAALAPAAPPAPVEDAPRQASAGGPRPGPSMRPTGPRPGNNPFTSAASGMARPPARNAPRPGAPSGPGAPAAPGGPRPPATGGPRPGGAGGPRPSPGGMGARPAGPGARPAGPGGPGARPGGPGARPGGPGARPGGGGGGGFAGRPGGGGGGFGGRPGGPGGAPGGAPGGGGFGGRPGGPGGGGGGRGRGGTAGAFGRPGGRPTKGRKSKKQRRQEFDNMQAPSIGGVSLPRGQGQTVRLPRGSSLTDFAEKIGANPASLVAVMMHLGEMVTATQSVGDDTLELLAQELNVVLEIVSPEDEDRELLETFDLSWGEDEGGEEDLMIRPPVVTVMGHVDHGKTKLLDAIRNTNVMGGEAGGITQHIGAYQVIAHPGEDRERAITFIDTPGHEAFTSMRARGAQVTDIAVLVVAADDGVKPQTIEALNHAQAAGVPIVVAVNKIDKEGADPAKVRGQLTEYGLVAEEYGGETMFVDVSAKQGINIDGLLDSIILTADAALDLRANPTQDAQGVAIEAHLDRGRGPVATVLVQRGTLRPGDSIVAGDAFGRVRALLDEHGNTLPEAGPARPVMVLGLTSVPGAGDNFLVVSEDRVARQIAERREARERNAQLARQRGPRIGLENFADALAQGKRDELLLILKGDVSGSVEALEDALLKIEVGDDVYLRVIHRGVGAITESDVDLAAASGAVIVGFNVRAEGKSREAADRAGVEIRFYSVIYQAIEEIEASLKGMLKPEFEEIQLGTAEIREVFRSSKFGNIAGCLVRSGEIKRNSKARLVRDGAVVAPSLTIESLRRFKDDASEVREGFECGIGLGSFNDIKVDDVIETFEMREKPRA